Proteins encoded within one genomic window of Jiangella mangrovi:
- a CDS encoding FAD-dependent oxidoreductase, with protein sequence MTELRTDLLVVGGGLGGVAAALTAAKLGLRVVLTEETDWLGGQLTAQAVPSDEHPWIETPHVSSGYGELRTRIRDYYRRTYPLTPEAAADPTLNPGLGNVSKLCAEPRVAVAVIDELLAGWVSAGRISIHYRYVPVAAEVDGDVVTAVTLRHTGSGDTLTASAPLVVDATELGDLLELAGVEHVVGAESHAQTGEPYAAPQPDPTDQQAITWCFPLEYRPGEDHTVAKPASYDHWATHVDPFWPGPQLSWEKIDIHTMSGKTNRIFEGDLDAVRLPDLWHFRRIRARTQFRRDVIDTDISLVNWPNIDYWEAPLLGPGVDETARRKALQRCKELSLSYLHWMQTDAPRPDGGTGYPGLTLRPDLTGTDDGLAKYAYIREARRIQARFTILEQHVAVVDRPDGEGAEQFADSVGVGHYNIDLHPSAAGVNYVNLETYPFQIPLGALLPVRVRNLLPAGKNIGTTHITNGCYRLHPVEWSIGEAVGALAALCRADGTEPHAVADTPARVEDLQRLLTGTVGAPVRWPDDIRRTRPSQTVRSATPVLALPEKRVSGV encoded by the coding sequence GTGACGGAACTGAGAACCGATCTGCTGGTCGTGGGCGGCGGCCTCGGCGGCGTGGCGGCCGCTCTGACGGCGGCGAAGCTGGGCCTGCGCGTGGTGCTGACCGAAGAGACCGACTGGCTCGGCGGGCAGCTCACCGCACAGGCGGTGCCGTCCGACGAGCACCCGTGGATCGAGACCCCGCACGTCTCCTCTGGCTACGGCGAGCTCCGCACCCGCATCCGCGACTACTACCGCCGCACCTACCCGCTCACCCCCGAGGCCGCGGCCGACCCCACCCTCAACCCGGGCCTGGGCAACGTCAGCAAGCTCTGCGCCGAGCCGCGCGTGGCGGTCGCCGTCATCGACGAGCTGCTGGCCGGCTGGGTCTCGGCCGGTCGCATCAGCATCCACTACCGGTACGTGCCGGTGGCGGCCGAGGTCGACGGCGACGTGGTCACCGCCGTCACCCTGCGGCACACCGGCAGCGGCGACACCCTGACGGCCAGCGCGCCGCTGGTCGTCGACGCCACCGAGCTGGGCGATCTCCTCGAGCTGGCCGGCGTCGAGCACGTCGTGGGCGCCGAGTCGCACGCGCAGACCGGCGAGCCGTACGCCGCCCCCCAGCCCGATCCCACCGACCAGCAGGCCATCACCTGGTGCTTCCCGCTCGAGTACCGCCCGGGCGAGGACCACACGGTCGCGAAGCCGGCGTCGTACGACCACTGGGCCACGCACGTCGACCCGTTCTGGCCGGGGCCGCAGCTGTCCTGGGAGAAGATCGACATCCACACGATGTCCGGCAAGACCAACCGCATCTTCGAGGGCGACCTCGACGCCGTCCGGCTGCCCGACCTCTGGCACTTCCGCCGCATCCGCGCCCGCACGCAGTTCCGCCGCGACGTCATCGACACCGACATCTCGCTGGTGAACTGGCCGAACATCGACTACTGGGAGGCCCCGCTGCTGGGCCCCGGCGTCGACGAAACCGCCCGCCGGAAGGCACTGCAGCGCTGCAAGGAGCTGTCGCTGTCGTACCTGCACTGGATGCAGACCGACGCGCCCCGTCCCGACGGCGGCACCGGCTACCCGGGCCTCACGCTCCGGCCCGACCTCACCGGCACCGACGACGGCCTCGCCAAGTACGCCTACATCCGCGAGGCACGCCGCATCCAGGCCCGCTTCACCATCCTCGAGCAGCACGTCGCCGTGGTCGACCGGCCCGACGGCGAGGGCGCCGAGCAGTTCGCCGACTCCGTCGGGGTCGGGCACTACAACATCGACCTGCACCCCAGCGCGGCCGGCGTCAACTACGTCAACCTCGAGACCTACCCGTTCCAGATCCCGCTCGGCGCGCTGCTGCCGGTGCGCGTGCGCAACCTGCTGCCGGCCGGCAAGAACATCGGCACCACCCACATCACCAACGGCTGCTACCGCCTGCACCCGGTCGAGTGGAGCATCGGCGAGGCCGTCGGCGCGCTGGCGGCGCTCTGCCGGGCCGACGGCACCGAGCCGCACGCCGTCGCCGACACACCGGCCCGCGTCGAAGACCTGCAGCGCCTGCTCACCGGCACCGTGGGCGCGCCGGTCCGCTGGCCCGACGACATCCGGCGCACGCGCCCGTCGCAGACGGTGAGGAGCGCGACCCCGGTGCTGGCACTGCCGGAGAAGCGGGTGTCCGGTGTCTGA
- a CDS encoding extracellular solute-binding protein, with protein MSDMRFSRRRFLEYTGGLAAVVAAPGLLSACGGDGGGVSPSDAASANRAVQLPTYVPWDQVSPDLPPTPEGVMAGYYGYPTPVDGFSSPPLSGAEPVQILTNMLNPLPPAVGDNAYWQELNARVGTEIDLTMTPQAEYPNKLATVFAGGDLPDIMLITTTLANRADVLTRLCADLTEFLSGDAVNEYPFLANIPVDSWPAMVYNGGIYALPIPRAVVGTIFFTRADLIAERSLNPAPASYEEFREVAEGVTDAAGNRWAFGAGKSVITFVGNMLGVPNVWREEGGSFTSEHETEERKEAIARTAELVQAGVFHPDAIGGKLQLRELFGNGTLAFQSDGYAAWDILADTYPVEVGAMPAPSFGGGDSGVVRAGATSFGYTAFKKAEPERIKELLALCNWLAAPLGTSEFMFRKFGIEGTHYTMENGAPVRTEQGNTEVKLPLEYVADSPHVLGPRDRTRVDAQRAYQEQVVPNIVRNPAEGLYSPASINKGGQLTKILDDAELEILSGRQPIDYWDTTVDNWRRQGGDQIRSELEAAFAETH; from the coding sequence ATGAGTGACATGCGTTTCAGCAGACGGCGGTTCCTCGAGTACACCGGTGGCCTGGCCGCCGTGGTGGCCGCTCCCGGCCTGCTCTCGGCGTGCGGTGGCGACGGCGGCGGTGTCAGCCCGTCCGACGCCGCGTCGGCCAACCGCGCGGTGCAGCTGCCCACCTACGTACCGTGGGACCAGGTCAGCCCCGACCTCCCGCCCACGCCCGAGGGCGTCATGGCCGGCTACTACGGCTACCCGACGCCGGTCGACGGGTTCAGCTCGCCGCCGCTGTCCGGCGCCGAGCCCGTCCAGATCCTCACCAACATGCTCAACCCGCTGCCGCCCGCGGTGGGCGACAACGCGTACTGGCAAGAGCTCAACGCCCGCGTCGGCACCGAGATCGACCTCACCATGACGCCGCAGGCCGAGTACCCGAACAAGCTGGCGACGGTGTTCGCCGGCGGCGACCTGCCCGACATCATGCTCATCACGACGACGCTGGCGAACCGCGCCGACGTGCTGACCCGGCTGTGCGCCGACCTGACGGAGTTCCTGTCCGGCGACGCCGTGAACGAGTACCCGTTCCTGGCCAACATCCCGGTCGACTCCTGGCCGGCCATGGTCTACAACGGCGGCATCTACGCGCTGCCGATCCCGCGCGCCGTCGTCGGCACCATCTTCTTCACCCGCGCCGACCTCATCGCCGAGCGCAGCCTCAACCCGGCGCCGGCCAGCTACGAGGAGTTCCGCGAGGTCGCCGAGGGTGTCACCGACGCGGCCGGCAACCGGTGGGCGTTCGGCGCCGGCAAGAGCGTCATCACGTTCGTCGGCAACATGCTCGGCGTGCCGAACGTCTGGCGCGAGGAGGGCGGCTCGTTCACCTCCGAGCACGAGACCGAGGAGCGCAAAGAGGCCATCGCCCGCACGGCCGAGCTGGTGCAAGCCGGGGTGTTCCACCCCGACGCCATCGGCGGCAAGCTGCAGCTGCGCGAGCTGTTCGGCAACGGGACCCTGGCGTTCCAGTCCGACGGCTACGCGGCCTGGGACATCCTGGCCGACACCTATCCGGTCGAGGTCGGCGCCATGCCCGCCCCCTCGTTCGGCGGCGGCGACTCCGGCGTGGTCCGCGCCGGCGCCACGAGCTTCGGCTACACGGCGTTCAAGAAGGCCGAGCCCGAGCGCATCAAGGAGCTGCTGGCGCTGTGCAACTGGCTGGCCGCGCCGCTCGGGACCAGCGAATTCATGTTCCGCAAGTTCGGCATCGAGGGCACCCACTACACCATGGAGAACGGCGCCCCGGTCCGCACCGAGCAGGGCAACACCGAGGTCAAGCTGCCGCTCGAGTACGTCGCCGACTCCCCGCACGTGCTCGGCCCGCGCGACCGCACCCGCGTCGACGCGCAGCGCGCCTACCAGGAGCAGGTCGTTCCGAACATCGTCCGCAACCCGGCCGAGGGCCTGTACTCGCCCGCGTCCATCAACAAGGGCGGTCAGCTGACGAAGATCCTCGACGACGCCGAGCTCGAGATCCTCTCCGGCCGCCAGCCGATCGACTACTGGGACACCACGGTCGACAACTGGCGGCGGCAGGGCGGCGACCAGATCCGCTCCGAGCTCGAGGCCGCGTTCGCTGAGACACACTGA
- a CDS encoding FAD-dependent oxidoreductase yields the protein MTSEPALPGLRYYLPPSGPPEDAEADVVVYGATSGGVTAAVRAARDGLSVVLLVFGDHVGGMTTGGLGTTDVGDARTVGGLARAFYDDVAAAYRAPAPHWDVEAHVGEEVLEGWLAEAGVAVHRRRHLESVRSDGGRLTELRTDDGSTYRAKVYVDASYEGDLLAAAGVTYRLGREASTVHDESVAGVQHSINHQFRYAVDPYVVPGRPSSGLLPGISADPYGTVGDGDRRIQAYNFRLHVTTSAKRLPFPRPDGYDPARYELLRRYVEAGGYELYGRTTRVRGDVHDMNNHGAFSSDHIGANYDWPEAGYARREEIFQDHVRYQAGLLHFLATDPRLPAAVRDDTNAFGLAPGEFADTSHWPAQLYIREARRMVSDYVITQHDATGAARATDPVALASYVMDSHNAKRVLVDGQPRNEGNVQQPLTRPFGVSYRALAPKAGEAPNLLVASAISASHVAFASARMEPVFMMLGEVVGAAAGQAITDKVAVQDIEYAALRRELELGGAILPAGH from the coding sequence ATGACGTCCGAACCTGCCCTGCCCGGCCTGCGCTACTACCTCCCGCCTTCCGGCCCGCCCGAGGACGCGGAGGCCGACGTCGTCGTCTACGGCGCCACCTCCGGCGGCGTCACGGCGGCCGTGCGGGCGGCCCGCGACGGGCTGTCGGTCGTGCTGCTGGTCTTCGGCGACCACGTCGGCGGCATGACCACGGGCGGGCTCGGCACCACCGACGTCGGCGACGCGCGCACGGTCGGCGGTCTGGCTCGGGCGTTCTACGACGACGTCGCGGCCGCCTACAGGGCGCCGGCGCCGCACTGGGACGTCGAGGCGCACGTGGGCGAAGAGGTCCTCGAGGGCTGGCTGGCCGAGGCCGGCGTCGCGGTGCACCGCCGCCGGCACCTCGAGTCGGTCCGCAGCGACGGCGGCCGGCTCACCGAGCTGCGCACCGACGACGGCAGCACGTACCGCGCCAAGGTCTACGTCGACGCCTCCTACGAGGGCGACCTGCTGGCGGCGGCAGGAGTCACCTACCGGCTGGGCCGCGAGGCGTCGACGGTCCACGACGAGTCGGTGGCCGGCGTCCAGCACAGCATCAACCACCAGTTCCGGTACGCGGTCGACCCCTACGTCGTCCCCGGCCGGCCGTCGTCCGGGCTGCTGCCGGGCATCTCGGCCGACCCCTACGGCACGGTCGGCGACGGTGACCGGCGCATCCAGGCGTACAACTTCCGGCTGCACGTCACCACGTCCGCGAAGCGGCTGCCGTTCCCCCGGCCCGACGGCTACGACCCCGCCCGTTACGAGCTCCTGCGCCGCTACGTCGAGGCCGGCGGCTACGAGCTGTACGGGCGCACCACGCGGGTCCGCGGCGACGTCCACGACATGAACAACCACGGCGCGTTCTCCTCGGACCACATCGGCGCCAACTACGACTGGCCCGAGGCCGGCTACGCCCGCCGTGAGGAGATCTTCCAGGACCACGTGCGCTACCAGGCGGGGCTGCTGCACTTCCTGGCCACCGACCCGCGCCTGCCCGCCGCCGTGCGCGACGACACCAACGCCTTCGGCCTCGCGCCGGGCGAGTTCGCCGACACCTCGCATTGGCCGGCGCAGCTCTACATCCGCGAGGCCCGGCGCATGGTGTCCGACTACGTCATCACCCAGCACGACGCCACCGGAGCGGCCCGGGCCACCGACCCGGTGGCGCTGGCCTCGTACGTCATGGACTCCCACAACGCCAAGCGCGTCCTCGTCGACGGGCAGCCGCGCAACGAGGGCAACGTGCAACAGCCGCTGACCAGGCCGTTCGGCGTCTCGTACCGCGCGCTGGCGCCCAAGGCCGGCGAGGCCCCGAACCTGCTGGTGGCCTCCGCCATCTCCGCCTCGCACGTCGCGTTCGCGTCGGCCCGCATGGAGCCGGTGTTCATGATGCTCGGCGAGGTCGTGGGAGCCGCCGCGGGACAGGCGATCACCGATAAGGTCGCGGTCCAGGACATCGAGTACGCCGCGCTCCGGCGCGAGCTCGAGCTCGGTGGCGCCATCCTGCCGGCCGGCCATTGA
- a CDS encoding FAD-dependent oxidoreductase, translating into MSESSYAPHATAAGAAVGADGGAGYDAVVYGATLAGIMAVLRLHLRGYRSLVLEPTGHVGGIVAGGLVKSDTPNVAAALAGLTQDRFFAGIGAEYAAEGLDDPKAQYLFEPKVAERVARRLLDEAGATVLLNARIHDAADVEVRGGRIVAVHTDGSWHRASFFIDASYEGDLMAAAGVPYAVGREPASQYGEAYAGFQPARAHRIQSFRPNTGFPVGPVPDTAPGEGDAKVQAYNFRGVLTRQADRLPFPKPDGYDAGLYRHLGSLLAHRGIPGLSSIVTHTAALPHGKFQTNQALFIGFDLPGVNWDYPDGSWKRRDEVIAEQVRWHQGMLYFLAHDPSLPEAFRADAQTFGLPPDEFTDSPYGAGFPHALYVREARRMVGAHVFTEHDTQAPHHTKSTAVCCWKYGLDCHVVQYYPDGDDTIVGEGSTTGSFVNAPVDLYQLPAEVLFPARGSIQNLAVPVCFSASHVGILSPRMEPTYGMLGEAAGELAAQSLRSGRPVQDYQYSALAAALAEHGTVLELPELEAAP; encoded by the coding sequence GTGTCTGAGTCCTCGTACGCTCCCCACGCCACGGCGGCCGGCGCCGCTGTGGGCGCCGACGGCGGTGCCGGCTACGACGCCGTCGTCTACGGCGCCACCCTCGCCGGCATCATGGCGGTGCTGCGGCTGCACCTGCGCGGCTACCGCAGCCTGGTGCTCGAGCCGACGGGGCACGTGGGCGGCATCGTCGCCGGCGGGCTGGTGAAGTCCGACACCCCCAACGTGGCGGCGGCGCTGGCCGGGCTGACGCAGGACCGGTTCTTCGCCGGCATCGGCGCCGAGTACGCGGCCGAAGGCCTCGACGACCCCAAGGCCCAGTACCTGTTCGAGCCCAAGGTGGCCGAGCGGGTCGCCCGGCGGCTGCTCGACGAGGCCGGCGCGACGGTCCTGCTGAACGCGCGCATCCACGACGCCGCCGACGTCGAGGTCCGGGGCGGGCGCATCGTCGCCGTCCACACCGACGGCAGCTGGCATCGCGCGTCCTTCTTCATCGACGCGTCGTACGAGGGCGACCTCATGGCCGCGGCGGGCGTGCCGTACGCCGTCGGCCGCGAGCCGGCATCGCAGTACGGCGAGGCGTACGCCGGGTTCCAACCGGCCCGCGCACACCGCATCCAGTCGTTCCGGCCGAACACCGGCTTCCCGGTCGGCCCGGTCCCCGACACCGCGCCCGGCGAGGGCGATGCCAAGGTGCAGGCCTACAACTTCCGCGGTGTGCTGACCCGGCAGGCCGACCGCCTGCCGTTCCCCAAGCCCGACGGCTACGACGCCGGCCTCTACCGCCACCTGGGCAGCCTGCTGGCCCACCGCGGCATCCCGGGGCTGTCGTCCATCGTCACGCACACCGCCGCGCTCCCGCACGGCAAGTTCCAGACCAACCAGGCGCTGTTCATCGGCTTCGACCTGCCCGGCGTCAACTGGGACTACCCCGACGGCAGCTGGAAGCGGCGCGACGAGGTCATCGCCGAACAGGTCCGCTGGCACCAGGGCATGCTGTACTTCCTCGCCCACGACCCGTCCCTGCCCGAGGCCTTCCGCGCCGACGCCCAGACGTTCGGACTACCGCCCGACGAGTTCACCGACAGCCCCTACGGCGCCGGCTTCCCGCACGCCCTCTACGTGCGCGAGGCACGCCGCATGGTCGGCGCGCACGTCTTCACCGAGCACGACACCCAGGCGCCCCACCACACCAAGTCCACCGCGGTGTGCTGCTGGAAGTACGGCCTCGACTGCCACGTCGTGCAGTACTACCCCGACGGCGACGACACCATCGTCGGCGAGGGCAGCACGACCGGCAGCTTCGTCAACGCCCCGGTCGACCTCTACCAGCTGCCGGCCGAGGTGCTGTTCCCGGCGCGGGGGAGCATCCAGAACCTCGCCGTGCCGGTCTGCTTCTCGGCCAGCCACGTCGGCATCCTGTCCCCGCGCATGGAGCCCACCTACGGCATGCTCGGCGAGGCCGCCGGCGAGCTGGCCGCGCAGTCGCTGCGCTCCGGACGGCCCGTGCAGGACTACCAGTACTCCGCGCTCGCCGCGGCGCTGGCCGAGCACGGCACGGTGCTGGAGCTCCCCGAGCTCGAGGCCGCGCCATGA
- a CDS encoding GDSL-type esterase/lipase family protein, protein MRRRSFLGATTALAAGGAMAAPLATTASATAAVPAAVGPATVGPATVGPATVGPAAGPAARPSGGAARVRVGTWGAGAYGLDGVTFGGRTGRFVVRTSVGGTLPRLRLSNVAGAEPITVGPVHLGLHAGDGAVVAGTNRPVTFGGATTVTIAAGAVVLGDPVDLTLPDQADLAVSVHLATPVAGVTGHSIAAQRSYLSTDGDHGADESATSYVTPTSQWYLIDELTVETGAAGGTVVCLGDSITDGVGSVSGTNQRWPDFLARRLLAAGGTLGAAGVVNAGISGNRVLWDGASPNSQARLDRDVLSHPGVHAVVLVEGINDIASGKAARAGDLLAGYRQIGERLGLHGIRFLCGTVTPWLGSASWTEAKEAIRQEVNAAVRAAGGVDFDLAVRDPDDPRRLRAEYDSGGGVHLTPAGYRAMADAVDLALLDPARTPTRSMIGVGP, encoded by the coding sequence ATGAGACGGCGCAGCTTCCTCGGCGCGACGACGGCGCTCGCGGCGGGAGGTGCCATGGCGGCTCCGCTGGCCACGACGGCCTCGGCGACGGCGGCCGTCCCGGCAGCGGTCGGACCGGCCACTGTCGGACCGGCCACTGTCGGACCGGCCACTGTCGGACCTGCCGCCGGACCGGCGGCACGCCCCAGCGGCGGCGCGGCGCGAGTTCGGGTCGGCACCTGGGGCGCCGGGGCCTACGGCCTCGACGGCGTCACCTTCGGCGGGCGCACCGGGCGCTTCGTCGTTCGCACCAGCGTCGGCGGCACCCTCCCGCGTCTCCGGCTGTCCAACGTGGCGGGCGCCGAGCCGATCACCGTCGGCCCGGTCCACCTGGGCCTGCACGCCGGCGACGGCGCGGTCGTCGCCGGCACCAACCGGCCCGTCACCTTCGGCGGCGCGACCACCGTCACCATCGCCGCCGGCGCCGTCGTCCTGGGCGACCCGGTCGACCTCACGCTCCCGGACCAGGCCGACCTCGCCGTCAGCGTCCACCTCGCGACGCCGGTGGCCGGCGTCACGGGGCACAGCATCGCCGCGCAGCGCTCCTACCTGAGCACCGACGGCGACCACGGCGCCGACGAGTCCGCCACCTCGTACGTCACGCCGACCTCGCAGTGGTACCTGATCGACGAGCTCACGGTCGAGACCGGTGCGGCCGGCGGCACCGTCGTCTGCCTCGGCGACTCCATCACCGACGGCGTGGGCTCGGTGTCGGGCACCAACCAGCGCTGGCCCGACTTCCTGGCCCGGCGGCTGCTCGCCGCGGGCGGCACGCTGGGCGCCGCCGGCGTGGTCAACGCCGGCATCTCCGGCAACCGCGTGCTGTGGGACGGAGCCTCGCCCAACAGCCAGGCCCGGCTCGACCGCGACGTGCTCTCGCACCCCGGCGTCCACGCGGTGGTGCTGGTCGAGGGCATCAACGACATCGCCAGCGGCAAGGCCGCCCGCGCCGGCGACCTGCTCGCCGGCTACCGCCAGATCGGCGAGCGCCTCGGCCTGCACGGCATCCGGTTCCTCTGCGGCACCGTCACGCCGTGGCTGGGCTCGGCCAGCTGGACCGAAGCCAAGGAAGCCATCCGTCAGGAGGTCAACGCCGCCGTCCGCGCCGCCGGTGGTGTCGACTTCGACCTCGCCGTCCGCGACCCGGACGACCCCAGGCGGCTGCGCGCCGAGTACGACTCCGGCGGCGGCGTGCACCTCACCCCGGCCGGTTACCGGGCCATGGCCGACGCCGTCGACCTCGCCCTGCTCGACCCGGCCCGGACCCCCACCCGAAGCATGATCGGAGTAGGCCCATGA
- a CDS encoding ABC transporter permease: MATEVETPPAAPAGGAGPPRASASRPRASRWARFGRDRFLLLLGLPGLLVVLLFNYVPLLGNVIAFKDYQPYIGIYDSPWVGFRNFDVIINGDPAFVNALTNTLVISFVQIVVVFPVPIALALVLNSLLSERVKRVVQSILYLPHFMSWVVVVAIFQHMLGNAGLLNNFLRAHDWATVSIFGNPDMFLTLITSQVIWKDAGWGTIIFLAALSRVDVELYEASAVDGASRLRQLWHVTLPSIRGVIVLLLILKLGDVLTVGFEQIILQQQQVGADASEVLDTYVYFNGVIGGNWGVSAAVGLVKGLVGVVLVLGANKVAHLLGERGVYSK; this comes from the coding sequence ATGGCCACAGAGGTAGAGACCCCACCGGCGGCACCCGCCGGTGGGGCCGGGCCGCCCCGCGCGAGCGCATCTCGCCCGCGGGCGTCGCGGTGGGCCCGGTTCGGCCGCGACCGCTTCCTGCTGCTGCTCGGCCTGCCGGGGCTGCTGGTCGTGCTGCTGTTCAACTACGTGCCGCTGCTGGGCAACGTCATCGCGTTCAAGGACTACCAGCCCTACATCGGCATCTACGACTCGCCGTGGGTCGGGTTCCGCAACTTCGACGTGATCATCAACGGCGACCCCGCCTTCGTCAACGCGCTCACCAACACGCTGGTCATCTCGTTCGTGCAGATCGTGGTCGTGTTCCCGGTGCCCATCGCGCTCGCGCTGGTGCTGAACTCGCTGCTCAGCGAGCGGGTGAAGCGGGTGGTGCAGTCGATCCTGTACCTCCCGCACTTCATGTCGTGGGTGGTCGTCGTCGCGATCTTCCAGCACATGCTGGGCAACGCCGGCCTGCTGAACAACTTCCTGCGCGCGCACGACTGGGCGACGGTGTCGATCTTCGGCAACCCCGACATGTTCCTCACGCTCATCACGTCGCAGGTCATCTGGAAGGACGCCGGCTGGGGGACGATCATCTTCCTGGCCGCGCTCTCGCGGGTCGACGTCGAGCTGTACGAGGCCAGCGCGGTCGACGGCGCGTCGCGGCTGCGCCAGCTGTGGCACGTGACGCTTCCGAGCATCCGCGGTGTCATCGTGCTGCTGCTCATCCTCAAGCTCGGCGACGTCCTGACCGTCGGCTTCGAGCAGATCATCCTGCAGCAGCAACAGGTCGGTGCCGACGCCTCCGAGGTGCTCGACACCTACGTCTACTTCAACGGCGTCATCGGCGGCAACTGGGGCGTGTCCGCGGCGGTCGGCCTGGTCAAGGGGCTGGTCGGCGTGGTCCTGGTGCTGGGCGCCAACAAGGTCGCGCACCTGCTCGGCGAGAGAGGGGTGTACTCCAAGTGA
- a CDS encoding carbohydrate ABC transporter permease: MVGGAPRPGLPVRGLKGIVLLIACALVILPFLAVVSTSLADQQQVTESGGYVLWPDRPNLDSYRAILSGGVVTRALTVSVGITVVGTLLSLTCVTLLAYSLSRPGSFLHKPVLLTVLFTLFFTPGMIPTYLTVRQLGLLDSYWSLILPTMVGAFQVIIMRAFFQEIPGELIDAARIDGANELQILTRIVLPLSKAVIAVIGLFNAVAYWNAFFNAVLYINDTEKWPLQLVLRTYVVDNAALGVDTADIAGTVMPPAQSLQMAILVISLVPIALVYPFLQRHFAKGMLIGAVKG; encoded by the coding sequence ATGGTCGGCGGCGCGCCGCGGCCCGGGCTCCCGGTCCGCGGGCTCAAGGGCATCGTGCTGCTGATCGCGTGCGCCCTGGTGATCCTGCCGTTCCTGGCCGTCGTCTCGACCAGCCTCGCCGATCAGCAGCAGGTCACCGAGTCCGGCGGCTACGTGCTCTGGCCCGACCGCCCCAACCTCGACTCCTACCGGGCGATCCTGTCCGGAGGCGTCGTCACCCGGGCGCTCACGGTCTCCGTCGGCATCACCGTCGTCGGCACCCTGCTGTCGCTCACCTGCGTCACCCTGCTCGCCTACTCGCTGAGCCGGCCGGGCAGCTTCCTGCACAAGCCGGTGCTGCTCACGGTCCTGTTCACGCTGTTCTTCACGCCCGGCATGATCCCGACCTACCTGACGGTGCGCCAGCTCGGGCTGCTCGACTCCTACTGGTCGCTGATCCTGCCGACCATGGTGGGGGCGTTCCAGGTCATCATCATGCGGGCGTTCTTCCAGGAGATCCCCGGCGAGCTGATCGACGCCGCCCGCATCGACGGCGCCAACGAGCTGCAGATCCTCACCCGCATCGTGCTGCCGCTGTCCAAGGCGGTCATCGCAGTCATCGGGCTGTTCAACGCCGTCGCCTACTGGAACGCGTTCTTCAACGCGGTCCTCTACATCAACGACACCGAGAAATGGCCGCTGCAGCTGGTGCTGCGCACCTACGTGGTCGACAACGCCGCGCTCGGCGTCGACACCGCCGACATCGCCGGCACCGTCATGCCGCCGGCGCAGTCGCTGCAGATGGCGATCCTCGTCATCAGCCTGGTCCCCATCGCGCTCGTCTACCCGTTCCTGCAACGCCACTTCGCCAAGGGAATGCTCATCGGCGCCGTCAAGGGCTGA